The genomic stretch tatatatatatatatatatatatatatatatatatatatatatatatatatatacttcgcggaggcaaccgttcttaggcctccgcgtcgtccattaacttctgtttatggacacctcgtcgggcattatcccttacttacaTGCTATCGCTCCTTATTCTCAACTTTGACACtaacaattttatttttactgcaaatatgGTGTATCTGTTACAACCACCACCCCTTctcctcctgacatgaaagtcagcctATATACATGGAATCTCAAAGTGATATGATACATATTGTAAAAGTGTAGATATGATCCGTATGACACTGGCTAATTTAACATAGCCACGGTTTGCAGAAATCTATACCAACATTCTGTTCTGACAGTTTGGCTGGGAATCAAAGGGGAAACATGCTCAAAACAATTAGGCCTGCTAGCGCCTCTACTACTCCCTAATTAACATGTTGCATCTTGATTCTTTAATCAATACAAAACTAAGGTGTGAGAACAACATACTGTGGTTTTACTGAGGGTTATGTGtgggactatttcttggccTGGTGCAGTGAGTTCCTGGAGTCGCTGTGACGTTGCCAGGCAGCAAGTGTAGACTTATGTACAAGTATGAGAGTGggatcaatcttctcatctaacactcagcaagaaagcaaataggcaaattttacaaaatgtcaaactatttcttGAAGAACAAGTGAATTTTCTGTATCAGtacaagtgattttttttaacaacaaaacaaataataactttataaagaataaacaataaatagGCTCTTCACTCCCATCATACGATTTGCTATGATATATAACGATTAAACGAACGAAACACTGATGTTGTAGTTTCTTCAGGCAGCATGCTCACACACTCTGACCATTTtgtgcacatttaaacaaagaacTACATGAAAAAGCCTAACGTATGACCTatatacatttttcatcatcatACATATTTGAAAGCCATCACAATAACAtcttaagtattttttttccacgTATTTGAATTCTTCCCACCGGCTGTTATTGTCAGCTATCACTGAGAATGTGGGAAATAGACAGCTTTCCTAGCAATCAGGACGCAGGACTTGTGTCATTGTCTGGTCTTGGCTGACCCAAGGCCATGACAAGAGTAAACAAGGAAGCAAGCTGGCAAGTATCTTACAGCGAACAAAAGCCATCTTGCAATGAAGTAGTGCTGATTTTTCCAGCATATGAGACTCAGCTGCCTGTTTGGAGAGGGAAAGTGAAAATCCTAAAATTGTTTCATTAATCTGCATAAGGAAACACAGAAGACACACTGAAGGGGGTTTCAGAGAGCAGAAATTTCCGACTGATGACATTTACGTTCTTTAAAAGATGGACAACAGAAAtgaatattattaacatcaaaccaCTGCAATGATAACCTACTCTAGTCTGTGATATCGCATGAAAATTCATTCATCCAATTTGAATTTGACATGAGCTACAGTATGCAGTGgaacttaaataaaaataaatgtttctgccTGAGAATAATGTGTGTATTTCACTTCAGAGTGAGTTAGAGTGGGTTTAAAATAAACAGAGACCCAACATGTAGAGGACTCCAGCTTTCCTCTTCTTGATCAAATTTTCTTTCAGTGACTCCTGATAGGACTGATCTCTGCAGGTTCACGTGCACTTTTGATGCATCATTGTGTGGTCTTCATAAAACTCTATCATTATCATGCATGCGGATTTCATATTTGGATGTGCGTTCACTGCTTCACAAGGGGTCAAATATGAAAGAACAAAGCTGAATTGTTCCAGGTGGCAAAACCACCGGTTGCAGCGTCCCGCTGGAACTAATAAGGCAGGTCCATTTTCACCCTCTAAATCCCCTGCATTGGCTGAAATGACTGATTTACAGCTAAGACATTGACCAAACTCACATaattatatagatatatattataCTCTTGTACAGCTGTTGTGTGTGAAGGGTGCCAAAGTTTCCCCTAACGTTCACACACAGAGCACTCACAGGTAAGAATCGATGTCCAAGAGTCAGTGTCGGCTCATTAGGACGATAATCCGATTTGAGGCTTGAAGTCAGTAAACCGATACTGTAGATTAGCACCTCTGTTCTGATTTAAAGCATATGTTTAGAAACTGATGTCACGTAAAAATTTGTTTCACTCGTGGTATCATGAGGATACAAAAGTGATTTATCATTGGATGAGTTGCCTGATGTTTATGCGCCGTTACGTTTAGTCATAGTTTTCCAAAACTTGTGAATTGAGTCATCTGTACACACAGGAGCAGTGGAGAGAGGGGGTCGAATGTCACATTTGTTTCATAATTCCATCggtcttatttatttaaagcactggagttaaattaacatttaaaatctgttgtGAATTTCTTACGCCActcaaaaccaaacagaaaGACGGTTGTTCTATCTCAAAGTCAATTTTAATACAGGTGGAATAAAATGTCATATCTTGGGGTGGAGACAGAATCTGGATTACATAGATACTAACAATATATTAAATGCAATACTTCACCTCACTTATTAGCTGTGACATTGGTTATTATTCAAAAGTATACTATATTCAGAGATTAAAAAGCTACTTCAAAATCTTTATTCACTGCCATTTTCTGGTTGTGTTGGACTGAGCAAGGCGTCTATCCCAACTGATCAAGTTTAAACTTTCCTCCCTCCCGCCCCTGATTCTTCCCCACCAGACAAATGTGAAACGCTCACGTCCCcttgaagaaaaaaacctgCCACTTTGTTGTCACAAAGAATAATTACAATGTAATTGCATGATGTAGTTGCATGAAAGCATGCTGTGAGAGTAGCTGACCAGGGCCCCCGGTACACACTCTTGAAAATCAAACCAGGATTGTGAAAAAGTTATGGAGGAATGAttgtgagcgagagagagcatTTGTATCCAAGGTGAAGGCTTTAGATGTTATGTGAAAACCATTCTGTGTCATGTGTTCACATGGAATACATATTACTTACATATGTAGGATGAAAAAGTACATCAAGGTCTGTCTGGAGGGACCACCAAACAACCTCTAACCTGCAGCCAGGGAATAAGTTAATGTAACTGTAGATTTTCTTAAGTACATGCCAGGGAATTTTTCCATGTGGACATTTGTGCTTATAGAAAACCACTGCGATTTTACAGGGATGAAGACACAGAAATATCCTGACATGGGAATTAATGCTTGgttaaaaacactgaacataaaCGACCTGCTGATATCAGATATTTTGTGTGTGGGTCTAACGTGCACGTGAACGCACAAACAAGCTCCCCTCTTCATGATAGACTTCACATTTTTAATCCTTAATCTTTGAGGCGGTTTAATTACAGGCACTCAACTTGTTAATGAATGCTGCGTTTAAGGACCTGTAAGCAAAGAGGTGCAGGCAAAGCGTTTTAATAAGTATTCAGTTTCAAATTGGCTCCAGCTTGAACGCTCCGCCTGCTCTCGTCGAGGATATTGACTTTCCCGCAAGTTAAAGTATTTAAATGTAGAGGGAGACAGATGCTGTATGCGGACTGGAGGCGACCACAAGAAACACACGTGTGGGAGGATGGTTGACGTTGGAGTTTTACTATCAGTGCATCTTATAGAGGGGACGGCTGTGGCACCGGGGCTGTGACTGCGCACAAGACGAGTGAAGCCGCGTTGCTGCTCGTGGGATTcattcagatgttgttgttgttgtttttttttttttattcaatctCTCATTTTCAGGAAATTCACAGGGCGCATCGGAGCGCTGGTGCGCAAAGACCCGTGCGTAAATCCAAAAATAATCCGTCACGGGATTTATTGCGACTCGAAACCTCAATCAAGACCTTCTTAACTTGAGAGAGTGATTGACACGAGGGGGATCTGATGGAGGTCGCTCGGTGACAGCGACACTTTCTCCCGACTTTCAGTTTGGATTGACACCGCGGCGCGTTCAAACGTCTGGACTTCCTACAGTAAAAGTGAAGAGTGGATCCTCTACCCGCATGAGACTGACAGTTTTTGGATCTCTTAATTCTCACGGCTATCGCTTTCTATGTGCAACCAGACGAGGATAAAAACCGAGCTGAAATCCCCACCAGGAGGAACTTTATTTCCGAGAGCTTCCAGCACCGAACCAGTGGAGTATTCATGAAGCAATATTTGAACTATTACAAGATGAGGCTGAGAACATCGAGGTTAGGTTATCTGTAAGTAAAGAGGTGGCAAGATTATATATTTTGAACTCGCTGAATTCGAGCAACGGGTTGAACGtttgaatttatatttttctgtcCCCCTCCCCGCAGGTTAATCCAGTTCACGGCGCTTTGCTTTTACGCACAGGTAACTCACATTTTCACTTCAATAAAAAGCATTAATGACGCGTAAAGTTCTGTAATTAAGTGAGTTAAACTTAACAGGTATGCAGGCGCCGCGCTCAGCGGCGTATAGTTCAGCGTCTGTACATCTGCAATAGGCTgcaataacaatgaaaacattttattatgaGCGCTATGGCAATTGGCAACAATTCAAACATCTTGAAAAGAGGTAAGCTCCGGCCTAAAAAGTGATGGTTAAAACACATGTGGATGGAGAACGgctgaaatgagaaaaaaagaagtcaaGAAGGGGTGAAAGATCATCGGTGGTAAAAACAAACTAGAGGGAAATGTCATCCCCGAGGGTCCCTGAAAGCATCTCCAAAAAGATACTGTACATGTACAAATAAATGAGCTAAGAAGAGGCAGGATGAGCTGTTTAAACGTGATGAATGACATAATGAACTGTGGGCCCGGGCCTTGGCTGTTTGACTGGCAAGCTTCAGTCTCCTCACAGTTAACATTTTTCAAGCTTTCCAGAGTTgctaagaaagaaaaaaaaatctgcgacattaaaaagtaatttcGTATTTTTCACGACATGTGTTTCCTATTGTCCGACAGAACACTGTGCAGTCTCCTCCTAACTTCAAGCACCATGTCACCGAGCAGAGCCGGCTGTCGGACCGGATGAGCCGCAGGTTGACGCGAACCTACCAGCTGTACAGCAGAACCAGCGGGAAACACGTCCAGGTCCTGGCCAACAAGAGGGTCAACGCCAACGGGGACGACGGAGCGGTGCACGGTGAGTGAAATGACGACCGGGGAACGGGACTAGAAGGGAGGAAATACAGTTAGCAATGATTTAAAGAGCTTACAACGCAGTTTATAATTACGAAAAACACAAGTCAGAGTTCATGTAACTGCTCACCGTGACAGTAAACGGCAGACATGCGCAGTCAAGTCCATTTATGAGAGAAATATGCAAAATATCGCGAGAACACGTCATCTAATTTGTAccctttttaaacatttgctaaCAGCCTAGCTAAATACTCCCTCGAAGTGGCCTATTGAGTTGCACACTTACAGATAGCCATAAAATAAATAGCTAAAGACAGACCCACACATGCTAATCCGTTTAGAGGGAACACTTTTTTATCGTCTCTGAATTGATGAAGAAACTTTTCTTGAAGCCTTTTTAAGACGAGATTAATCAAACGCGATGACAGCCAGAGGCCGTCGTCTCTTACATTTCAATGCGTTAGGACCccatgaaaacaataaaataggAAACATGTTCGCGGGAATTGTTTAAATTCAATGGCGCATGGGGTGGTGTTGAAAAGCAGTGTAAATGATGTCGTCTTTGGCAGGCTGAGGGGAAACGCTTGAGCCAGGAGCAACAGTAGCAGCAATTGTAAACATCGTTAGTGGCATCAACATGGCCGCCTTTTACGGCCTTATGAAGATGATTTATTTCTGTCACGCGCTGCTTGTCTAGCAAGTCCTTGACACCTGCTATGAtggacttcagagagagacttTGTTTCAGGGGGAAAACTGTCTTTTACGTAAAGGGAGCAGAATTCCTGTCACCAAAGGATTTTTGGTGTGTCTAGCCATCTTTCCACCACAGCCACCACCGTCCGTCCACTCCTCGGTGCCTGCTGCCTGCCTTTTTGGAGGCCCATTTTATGAGGAATTTTCATTGCATTACAAGTCAATGTATGACTCAATTTTTAAGGCGCGGTGAAGTCAGCATCTTCACTTTATACCTTTTCCTCTCCTTGCCTCTCCTGTGTGCTCttttgtcttttacatttctcaggcctacacacacacacacacacacacattcgcagAGGGAGAGTCAGTCATGCACACATTGGCTACGCGACTTAAGTGGGTGTCACTCTTGTAACCGGCCCAAATCTGACCGCTGCTCTGTGCTTGTGGCTGTGTCCCTGACCGCAGTATTCTCACTCTCCTTTATCCCCGGTCTGAACTGCATCACAGCACAGCGTTTACAGACATTTCGACAACAATCAGGCCGTGCAAAATCACTATCATTTGGTGCTCTTTTGGAAGGCTTGCGTGCCATTGTTAAAGGCGGCCACCGGATCACAAAAGGGTTAAGAGGGGATCTATATGTTACCTCTGGTTCACGGGTTGtttcaaaaacaatttaatgCCATTTTATGATCTAATTCAAATGTATTACAGCGTCCACTAATACATTCTGTGGTAAGACATGCTGAGGGCATTTGTCTCATTCGCTAACATCATAATCGGCGTTGCCTGCACCCTGTCATCTCATTATCTGTGCTCTGTTTTGTCTGTGCAGCTAagctggaggtggagacagacTCTTTTGGAAGTCGTATCCGTATTAAAGGGGTGAAGACAGGATACTACATATGTATGAACAAGCGGGGGAAGCTGATCGGCAAGGTAATCTGGAATTCATCGTTTTGTGGCTGCATTTGACCAAAGCAACATCTTGAAGTTTGTTTGTctcttggaaatgtttttacagATTTGCAGCTTATGGGGACACATTGTTGAGACACATTCGAAGCCAGAGCAAATTTGATTTTCAGATTTGTCTGAGCAGACCTCTTAAGGTTTCAAAGGGTATTTGATTGTCTGGAAAATAAAGACGATCCTCTTTCCACTTCCTGGAAACTCTCCAAAATACCTCAGcttctccctccttttttttttctttccccagCGGAAAGGACGAGGCAAAGACTGCATCTTCACGGAGATTGTTCTGGAAAACAACTACACTGCGCTCCAGAACGCCAAGTACGAGGGCTGGTACATGGCTTTCACACGCAAGGGGCGCCCGAGGAAGGCCTCCAAGACCAAGCAGCACCAGAGGGAGGCCCACTTCATGAAGCGCCTACCCAGGGGGCACTTGCTGAGCGAGAGGAGACCGTTTGATGTCCTTCCTCTCGCCGTCCCCGTGCACCCTGTGAGCAAGCGGACTAAACATTCCCATCACCAGCGCTCAGGGGGCCGCTGAGGACTGAAACCACTGAGGGAGAACTGTGGACGGACCAGCCACAGGAGAACCACTACAACAGAAATGAAGTGCTCCCCGAGAAATTAACTTTTACAGTCAAGTGCCCATACACTTTTTGCCTCATTTTGTGGATTTATGTAATTCTTTGTACTGGATTGTATGTAAACATTGACTATCTAATCTGCTAGTTATTTTCAATTCAGACAGACTTTAGGACAGATTTTTACTTATTAAATCAGGGGGAATTAAAGCACAGAAGAGTTCAACAATATTGTCATGAGTGACAACCTTTGGTTAGAAGTTAATCAGCTCAGCAACAAAGAATGTTTAAAAAGAGAAGTGAGTACAATGAAGCTAGACACGGCAGCTATCTGTGGATTTTCTTGTGGTTACAGCATTTGAGTCTCAGTTGACATGCTATCTTGCCTTTAGGAGGCCATTACGGAGGATttttaacctgttttttttttttctacatatatgaatatatttttactgtaaaaatgtaaatgacgtCAAATGATGGAAATATTTATTGTAGAGTGTATATTAAAACCACTAAAGAATCCGTTCACAGGCTGCTTGGCTTTTCTCTTATGCGGTTGTTTTGGGATTGAAAGCCAGCATACATTGTTGGTTGCCcacaaaaactgttgtttcttcttcttcaagctGGAGACCCAGATAACTGAGGGGCAATATCTGTGACAGGCTACTGAATTCAATGTGCTCAGCAAGTGAGACTTTGCCCTGAATGGCCCGAGCTATGCATTAAAAGCGATGAGGTCAGCCCACCATTTTGGCCCAAACAAAGGTTACCACCATGTAGTTGCATTTCTCACGATCGCACACCGTAACCCTCTGATCAAATGGGCCCTTTGTGAAACCTCATATAAAAGGGCATGTTATACAATAGTGGGTTCGAATAATAACACGAGGAGGGGTCAGTTATCAAAAAGAAGCCAGTCACACAGGGAGGGGTAAGGGGCTGGGAGGGAGAGGGGTTGCAGAAAAAGCATCAGGGCCTGTGTGGCAAAATGTGGCATCGGCTGAAAGAGGGGGAATGGCTGGGAAGAGGCATTCGGGAATGAAAGGGAGGCAGAAAAGAAACCCTCTTCCCAGAGGCAGTTGAGCATGACCGTCAGAGGCCAAACGACAGGGGAGGAAGAAGACCCTGAACAGAGGGGACTCGGCTGCTCTCACAGTGCATGAGCTGGATGTCCAATTTGTTAGTTGGTGTTTGCTGCAGCAGGAATTTGTTTTGACAGCAGCTCAAGACCTGAAGACTgtaaagcattaaaataaataaggaaAATTAAGACCTCAGAATGGATGCTTGGGGTTTAAGGCATCATGAACTCCTTACATGACATTTTTAAGACGCGTTAAGTCTTCTTCAAAAACTAGACACCACCTAATCAAGTATGTATGAATGCATTTTTGTCAAAAGCCtttctttaacaaaaaaaaaaaaa from Sparus aurata chromosome 1, fSpaAur1.1, whole genome shotgun sequence encodes the following:
- the fgf8b gene encoding fibroblast growth factor 8b codes for the protein MKQYLNYYKMRLRTSRLGYLLIQFTALCFYAQNTVQSPPNFKHHVTEQSRLSDRMSRRLTRTYQLYSRTSGKHVQVLANKRVNANGDDGAVHAKLEVETDSFGSRIRIKGVKTGYYICMNKRGKLIGKRKGRGKDCIFTEIVLENNYTALQNAKYEGWYMAFTRKGRPRKASKTKQHQREAHFMKRLPRGHLLSERRPFDVLPLAVPVHPVSKRTKHSHHQRSGGR